Within the Zea mays cultivar B73 chromosome 10, Zm-B73-REFERENCE-NAM-5.0, whole genome shotgun sequence genome, the region ATTGAACATGTCAATGTTTCGGGATCAATCTAAACTGTACATGAACCGTCGAATAAACATCGACAGTTGTATTGCACTGATGCTTCCTCCGTTTTGTCATCATCTAGCTCTTTTTTCAACTAAGACGTGACAAATAAAAACATATTAGTAAAAGTACAACATACCCTTTTTATATATAACCTACTCTTTTTGATTTTCTCTTCACGTTCATCGACAATAATAACATCGACCGGAAGTAGTTCCCCTTACAGGGTCGTTCCTGACTTTTCAGAGGCCATTGCGAACCAGATATGAAGGGCCCATCcacacacaaatatatataaCTATACATATAGTATGGTGACCTCTCAAGGCCATGCTCAGATTGAGAATGTGTTCCTTAATGGTGCTGGCACAACCTAATAAGAGCGTAGTATAGTAAAGTACAACCATACTACCTAGTTATTGCTATAGTGACTTTACCATTCCATGGTAACGAGCATGATTGCAAGACTGGATACGGTCTTAAATGTGATAGCAGACATGCTCAGCTGCATACACACCATACTACCTCAGGCTATGACTGATCAAACGGACTAGagccttagggcctgtttggataCCTGGGCTAAAAGCAAAAAGGCTAAACTTTAGCCCATTTGTGGCCTAAAATACCAAACAGGCCAGCTAAAATGGGGCTAAAAAACTTTAGCTGCGTTAGCCCACGAGGAGGAGCTAAACTGGGCTTCTCTGCCCACAATTCCACCGTATACCCTCCACGGAACCCTACCCACCCGTATCCCAGGTGCCATCCCGAGCCCCATCTCCACCCGAGCGGCCGCCACCACATTCGCCTCCATCCCGAGTCGTCGCCGTCGGCGAGGTATGTTCCCTTCTCCCTCCCTGTTTTCCACAGCCCCCTTCTCCCTCAAGGTTCCCTTCTTCACGCTACCGGCTTCTTCTCCATCGCTCACTCCACTCTTCTTCTCCCCTTCGGTAGATCCGCCATGGACGGTCACGGTGGCGGGTACCATGACTATTTTTCTCAGGGGAGTTCGCCGTCCTTTCAACCACCGCGAGGGCCTACTCCCCCCGACGAAGAGGACGTCGGAATCTTCTCCCAACAACCATGGCACGCAAGGTCGTTCTTGGAGCAGCTCGATCTGAATTCACGGGCCGGAGGTAGCTATTCCAACGACGGATACGGCGACCGGCATGGATTCCAGCCGACTCCAGCGGGGTACGGCGAGCCGCCCGTTTTTCGTGGTTCCCCCCCTCCCGCGCCACGCGGCAGATCTTGTCCTGGGAGGTTCCAAGCACCTCGAGCATTACACGTTGGCGGCAGATCCGGTGCTGGAGGATCCCCGCTCTCACGCGGTCGTGGCCGCCGTGCTAGGAGGCCAACTACTGGCGTGGTCCAAGGAGAACCAAGTCGTCTGAATGTAGGCTCCGGTCCAGACTATGCTGCAGATGAAATGCCAGTGGTAAGAAACTTCTATTTCTTTCGTCCATAATTTGTGTGTACATTAGTGCTGCTTTCTGTGGTTATAGCTATCTTGTTGCCCTCGTATAGAAAGGATATGATAAAGCCAACTGGACCGAAGAAAACACACACATATTGTGTGATATTGCTATTGAACAGATTAGGGATGGTAACTGTCCTAATGGCCACATGAAGAATTCTGCTTATCAAACAATGGCAGACAAATATTATGAACGTACACATCTGTTGCATGAACCAAAGCAAATTAAGAATAGATACAATCAGTGTAAAACAATGTATCAGTTCATCAATTGGGCCAATGGTGAGTCCGGATTAGGCCGTGGGGAGGGTGGAAGCATTATTGCAGATGATAAATGGTGGGACAAGTATGCCCAGGTATTTGTTTCATTTGTATTGTTCTCATTGCAAACAATCCTTGATAATATGAAAAGTTTATTGAATTCACTGTTTTCTTGTATAGAAAAAGTACTACGAATGCAAGAAATTCAAATATGGCTTGCCATCTTACATGGACCAGTTGGTTGAGATGTTCCATGGTACAACAGTTGATGGAAGGACCTCATATGTGCCTGGCCAAAGTGACCAAACAGTTAATGACACTACCGTAGACGAACATGAAGATGACATAGATGTCCTGACTCCAAAGAATAGCACAAGTGGAACGAAAAGGCCTTCGAGCAATACAGACACTGCTTCTAGTCCGCCAAAGAAGAATAAGAACGCAATGGTTAGGTGCATGAAGGGTTTGCTTGATCGATTAGATTCTGGCACTAGCAAAGACGTAGATACAGCTACGCAGATTCAAGAAATAATTGAGAACAAAAGAAAGGAGCAGCAAGCTGCAGATTTCAAGGAGATAGACCTGTGTTTGGCACTGGCAAAGGAATGTGGGGCTACTGAGGAGACAGACGAGTTCTTCGTAGCTTCCCAACTGTTTGCAAGCTGCAAATTTCAAAGACATGTTTTCCTAGGACTGTCTTCAAATGCAGGAAGAATGGCTTGGTTGAAGAAGCACTGCAAGGGCTGGACTTTTTAAGGACTTTAGTTTATGTCATAGGACTGGCTTTTGTATTTGTGTATCATGAAGTTAAGTCTATGAACTGTTAGTTATATTAGGTTTGTGAACTGTTATGTACGACTGTGATGCATAAACTTCGTGATGCATGAATCTTGTTCTGGTTGTGCTGCATGATTTTGTGGAGGTTGTGCATGAATCATTTGCATCTTAGTTGTCTTGTGAATAATTTCGAAGAAGTTGTGTTGTGACCTggtaacaaaaggttttgttgtcAACTACTTGATTTTACTGGGTTACAGAGGTACTCATTTGAAAGATTTTGTTCAAATGTTTATTACTTTCTTTCATGATAGATTATTAAACATCAGTGTATTAAATGTTTGTAGGATGAAGAAGCACAGGACGCATAAGACGCACAATGGATTACACAGTACATATTGAAGTGTCGAAAACGGAGAATGACTAttggtattgctgctgcagctatgGGTATGTACTATCTTGACAAATATTGGAACAAAGCAGATTACAGAATACCTACTGAGTCTGGTTACCAATGGGTGATGAGATCATTGGGCAATAGGACTTACTGCTATCAAAATTATAGAATGCATAGGAATGTGTTTGATCTTTTGCATAATGTCCTAGTTGAGTCCTATGGTTTGACTTCAACTAGAAGAATGTCATCAGTTGAGACCTTAGCATTCTTTCTGTGGATGTGTGGAACTCCCCAAGGCATGAGGCAGGCAGAGGACAGACTATTTAGGTCCAAGGAAACCTTGAGTAGGAAGTTTGAGAAAGTTTTGAATTGTCTTAACAAACTAGCTGTTGACAACATAAGGCCTTTAGATCCTGAGTTCACTACAATTCACCCTAGGCTGCAGTCACGAAGATTCTCTCCTTACTTTGATAATTGCATAGGTGCTATAGATGGCACTCATATACCAGTTGTAGTTCCAGCAAATCAGGTTGTGCAACATACTGGTAGGAAGGGGTACACTAGTCAAAATGTGTTGGCAATCTGTGACTTCAACATGAGATTCACTTTCGTCGTCGCGGGTTGGCCTGGATCTGTACATGATATGAGAGTCTTTAAAGATGCAGTTGACAAATATGGCAACAAGTTTCCCCATCCACCCCCAGGTAAATGGTTCATTTCATTTGTTTGAATGCCCAGTTGTACATAAAATGCGTGACAATGAATGTGTTTGTTTGCAGGCAAGTTTTATCTTGTGGATTCGGGATATCCCAACAGGCAGGGTTATCTGGCGCCCTATAGAGGTACAAAGTACCATCTTCCTGAGTTTCAGCAAGGTCCTATGCCAAGAGGTAAAAAAGAGGTTTTCAATTTTGCACACTCTTCGCTTAGGAATGTGATCGAAAGAAGCTTTGGAGTCTTGAAGAATAAGTGGCGGATTTTATTACATTTACCTAGTTATCCTATGCCTAAACAAAGCAAGATTATAATTGCGTGCATGGCACTTCATAATTTTATTAGAGAAAATTCAACGACAGATGATGATTTTGATttatgtgatgatgatgagaaCTATGTTCCCATTACCTCTGAAGGACCATCTACGCAGGGAACAAATGAGTTGACAATCACAACAGTTGATGAAGACATAAATATGAACCATTTTAGAGATTCGATAGCTGATGGGTTGTTTGCTAGACAATAGTTTTTTCTTCAAAAGGCTGTAAGAGAAATAGTTTGTTTGCTGTGCTCGACAATTGGATCTGTTCCAGGCAATTGTTTGTTCCCATTAGATTGTGATGAGAAATCAGTTTGCGTTGTAATACAAACTTTGATTGTTGAGAAAACAGTTTGCAATAATATAAAACTGGTTTTTTGAACAGATATGGAAGAATGGGTATGTTGGTCTTTTTGTACAGCATTAATTGCTTCACTATGTGTTTTAGCTAGAGTATCCAAACATGGTGGGCTAAATTTTAGCCTGTGAACTTTAGCCCTTTGGTTTTAGCTCAGGgtaaccaaacaggcccttattCCGATTTATGGTGACGATGAGGAACTTTCAAGCTGTCTCTTCTCTATATCCATTTTCTACACCCCTTCTTTGTATCCGTATCGAAAAAAGTCCTCCTCTGTATCTTGTTTCTTTTTAGTAACGTCCACTGTACCTCGTCCTTTATATATAAATAACTATaattagatatatatatatattttatttttaattTTGTATACATTGGCATTTTTCATACACTTAAATGTTTTATACATATTTTAATTTTGCTTAAACTATTGTGTAGAGtattaaaataaatagaaaaggagaGGGGATAATCTCCATATAGATATCGGAGTAATATCTTCCATATCTAGAACATTTTGGAAAGACGCTGCTAGATGGagtatctctactaactattaagaagcTAATGTAGTCCACAAAGTGTCCCCGCCTCCCCTTATGGTGCCAGCATGCAGGCATGCAGCTGCCCTCCCACTCACCCCGCCTCCCGTTATGGCGCCCTGCATGCAGGTATGCAGCTGCCCTCCCACTCACGCTACATGCAAGTCGTACTGTCATCCTGCATAACACACGGGCACGTCTGTAGACTGCGTACGTAGATGTTGGTATTGGCGTAGCCGACGGCTGTGAGAACACGCACGACGTCAACTTGTCTGATACGGGAGCATCGACAGCAGCCAGCCTAATCCCCTAGGTCCTCCTACTCCCGGCTTCCCGGGCGAGAAATTTATTTGTCCATTTGTCCATAGCTAGCTAGAGCTTTGATTAGTCTTGGTCTGACTAGCTAAGGGAGTGTGCTACGCCAATACATGCCATCCTCTCTCCGACGACACATCAGTAGGAGATGAAGGCGGGTATATATAATTAGACATCGTAATCCGCATGCAGAGCAGGCAACCTCAACCCACGGCTCTTATATATTAAACCATGCCACATATACGTTGTTTTCAAGTGATTTGTTCACACTCGACAAAGTCAG harbors:
- the LOC103642927 gene encoding uncharacterized protein, with product MDGHGGGYHDYFSQGSSPSFQPPRGPTPPDEEDVGIFSQQPWHARSFLEQLDLNSRAGGSYSNDGYGDRHGFQPTPAGYGEPPVFRGSPPPAPRGRSCPGRFQAPRALHVGGRSGAGGSPLSRGRGRRARRPTTGVVQGEPSRLNVGSGPDYAADEMPVKGYDKANWTEENTHILCDIAIEQIRDGNCPNGHMKNSAYQTMADKYYERTHLLHEPKQIKNRYNQCKTMYQFINWANGESGLGRGEGGSIIADDKWWDKYAQKKYYECKKFKYGLPSYMDQLVEMFHGTTVDGRTSYVPGQSDQTVNDTTVDEHEDDIDVLTPKNSTSGTKRPSSNTDTASSPPKKNKNAMVRCMKGLLDRLDSGTSKDVDTATQIQEIIENKRKEQQAADFKEIDLCLALAKECGATEETDEFFVASQLFASCKFQRHVFLGLSSNAGRMAWLKKHCKGWTF